GCTTTGAACGAGTCCCGTGGTAACATTCTGGATGATGACAATGTTATCGAGACGCTCGAGACCCTGAAAAATGAGGCGGCAGAGATctcgaagaagatggtggagACTGAGGGTGTCATGACCGAAGTCGAGAATATCACGCACAATTACAGCATTATCGCCCGCTCTTGCAGCGCTGTGTTTGCTGTACTAGAACAACTACACCATGTCAACCACTTCTACCAATTTTCTCTTCAGTTCTTTGTTGATATCTTCCACTCTGTCCTTTATCACAACAAGCGTCTCGCTCAGGAGAAGGACCATGCCACGCGAGTCCAGATCATTCTCCGGAGTCTGTTCATCACAACCTATCAACGAACCTCCCTGGGCCTCGCTCAGAAGGATCGTATCACGCTGGCGATGCTCCTAGCACAGGCCGCCCCATATCCCATGGAGAAAGACATTATCGACATCATCCTGGATGAGTCAACAGAGGGCGCGGATCTATCAACATCTCCTGAGCTCAAAGATCCAGTGATGAGCAGGATTTCCAACATGACACTCTTCAAGTCGAAGTTCCCAGAGGTGCCCACAGAACAATGGGACCAATTCTTGAGCGAAGAGCTTGCAGAGAATTATGTCCCGGCCGTCTGGGAAGACAATACCGAGCCAATTAATCGACTACTCCGATCATTGTTGCTTGTGAAGCTGTGTAGGATGGATAGGTTTGTGCCGACAGCCGAGCGCTTCGTTGAGACCGTCTTTGGTCGTGAGCTGTTCGAAGGAAGTACCGACTTGAGGGATATCGTTGATCAAGTGACCGCAACCACTCCAATCTCTCTTAGCTCCAGTCCAGGTTTCGATGCTAGTTACAAGGTCGACGCCCTGGTTGAGCGCATGCAGGCGACTTGTGCAAACATTGCAATGGGTTCTGATGAAGGTCTGAAGAGCGCCGATAAGGCAATCAGCAATGCCGCCACTGCAGGAACTTGGGTTTTGATCAAGAACGTACACCTTGCTCCCTCATGGCTGCAGAGCCTTGAGAAGCGGCTTGACTCTCTCAAACCCCACAAGGACTTCAGGCTTTTCCTTTCGATGGAGTCTAGCCCTAAGATCCCTGTCAACCTCATCCGTGCCTCCCGCGTACTCATGTACGAACAGCCAGCTGGTGTGCGTGCCAACATGAAGGACTCGTTGTCTTCGTTGTCCGTAAGGGCTGGCAAGCCTCCAGTTGAGAAGGCTCGTGTCTATCTTCTGCTTTGCTTCCTGCACGCCGTTGTCCAGGAGAGACTTCGTTATGCTCCTAACCTTGGTTGGAAGGGCTTCTGGGAGTTCAATGATAGCGATGTAAGTTGTTTCTCATGCATACCATTGAAACAAAGCTAACATGACTTGTGCGTTCTAGTATGAATGCTGTGCCTTTATCATCGATCACTGGGTCGACAGCGTTACCCAGGGGCGATCCAACGTCGCACCTCAGAAACTCCCATGGGACATGATCCGCACCCTTGTGACCGAGACATACGGCGGAAAAGTCGATGACATTGGCGACTTCCAGCAACTGGAAAGCCTGGTCAACAGCTTCTTCACCCCAGTGGCTTTCGAGGACGATTACAAACTGGTGTCCGGCGTCGAGAATGACGAATGTTTGATCCTCCCCGGCACAACTGGTATCCGGGACTTTGTTGAGTGGGTCAACCGACTCCCTGAGAGAGAACCACCGACATACCTTGGCTTGCCAGCTAACGCTGAGAAATTGTTACTCGTTGGACACGGTAACAAGGTGATCTCGGACTTGTCCAGAGTGACAACTTTGTTGGACGAAGGGGAACAGTTGATGGTTGACGCTTGAATAGAGAGTTTGTAAGCTCAGGGCCTGttaatttctaatctattgcgtctttcctttaatcttcttcgtttcttgtTGTTTACTTCTATGTTATAGGATATACTCGGAGCCGCAGGCGGATACTTTCTTGTCAATCTTGGGTTAATGTATTCTGTTCTGTTGATTGTCTTATATCCATCTGTCATTCGCGCATCGCTGTCTGCATAACTTTCTCTCTATGTTGATTTGttcatttattttcttgAAACTGTTTAGATTGTACTTGTATTAAACCCATAGAATTATTCATTCATGAAGAGATAATCCTGTGTTACGCCTAAAACCAAGCCCAAAGGGCAATCCTGCACAATCACCGAACAACACCAATTGAGTAACAACGTGTAAGCGCGCGAGCTGTCATTCAAAACCCATATAAGGTATTACCCAGCTGTACCCAGTGGGTCAGTATCCGATGTCTATTCCGTAAtgctgaggatgaagaaagacTTACCCTGTTTAGGGCATAAATAACCTTTTCGATACAGAACTATGTTAGCATCTATACTCCAGATTTGATAACGTCAACTAGTGACTCACATCGCGTGTAGTTACCACCTGTATTATACAACTAGTTAGCTTATGTGATAtgatctttcttcctttatCATTTGTCTTATATTTCTGTTTGTGTTGTACACAGcgagagagaggaaagagagaatatcATTACCTTCCTCTGGCGGGAATGAATATCTGATGACTCAAGAATCAAAGCTAACTGTCTTAAGATCTTCATATCATTAGCAAGTCGACAATGAAGACAACCTTaaatgatgagaaggagatctgTAGAAAACGAAATACAAATCTAAGTTAGGTAGAACATACCTCTGTTAAACGGTCCCGGATTGCCCTACGGGCTTCGTCGTAAATATCGTTTTTTATTCGGATGATTCCTCCGCGACGAGCAAGCTTGCTGATTCATGGAATGGACAGGTGTTAGCGAATCTCCATTATACCCGTACGAGTCATCCATCACCGGGGGCGGTTTACCGGATGGCTGGTCTAGCTACAGCAATAGTCAACATCACAACCTGTCTGTACTGAGCTGGGGATTGGAGACTCACTTATTCCCATAATATTGTCTCGAATCTTCCTGTTTCCGGTGATTGTTAGTGTATATTAAGCTTGTTTTCGTGGTTGGGTTCAGCGTCGGGATGCCACGGACGGTGAAATTGGTCACTCGGGGAGCTGGAGTGTAGGACACAGGGTGATTAACATACTTGCGACGTCGACTTTGCCCGATGATCAAGTTTCGAGGGAGGTTAGCTGTATCCATTGTCTCGAATGGTCAATGAATAGAGTTGTAGTGCGGTTAGGATGGGTGATGTGGTTGGTTTGTACAGAGAATCTTTAAAGTAGACCTCAGGACTGGAGTAACACCAGGCACCTGTTTCAGATCATGGTTTCACGCTTATTGGTGGTCTCCCACCTCTCAAAGCTCATGGGTCTGGTCTCAAAGAAGGCAGAGTGGAAAGTATGGGTGAGAATCTCATATGGTTGTGTTGTCAGTCTGTCTAGGAGTGTTTCGTGACCGGAAGATCCGCGACGAGTCCAGACTGACAAGGATTCCAAGTGAGTTTCAAGTGAGTGATTGAGAGACATAATaggaaggaagagacgaTATCCATGCGTAATTACATTGTGATGTTATGTATCGGAGGAAGGTTTCTTATTCATCGAGTTGTTCACATTCGAGAGATAAGACAATGGTGGATGTCTAAGGCAAGCAACCGTGTGGAAGACAAATCCTCCACCATAAGAGACGCGGGATTTGTATAATGGAAGGTTTCATCAGATAAATTCAATGTCCCTGAGAACATCGGTAGGCgctatacatacatgcctTCCGACAGTATACCATAGAATTCGGCTAAGAAGTTGTTAGATCATGCTGAGTCGAAACGTAATACACTTGATGAAGATATGTTATAGTCGCTAAAATCTCCCGGAAATCATTCTTTCGTAGTATATTACAACAATCACCCATGATAGGTAacaggaacagaagaagcacaCGTCTAATTCCGGCCAATGCAATGTCCCAAAGCAAGGCCGTCGCGCGGAGGGTCaaatgtattatatttacATGTAGTCGAAAACAGAAGGCTACCCACGCTATAAATGCCCGATTTGTATAGTATGTGGACTGCTGCTTCGTAATAGGCCCCTCTCTTAAAGAGCCACCTTACTCATCTTTTTGTTCGTCATTACCATCACCACCTTCTGTGATATCTGAGGATGGTTGGTCCTCCTTCGGTTGTTCGTCAGCGGGAGTGTCGTCCTTCGGCAAATCTGGGGATGGGGCTGTTGGTGTTAGTGTGGATTGTGCGGGAGGCATTTCAGGAAAGATCTCTTTGAATAAATCTGGTAGAAATCTTTCCAGGCGCTTTCTAGTTTCGGTCCAGATCTGTTCCTTGTCGGCGTCTTGCGACGGTGGAACCAGATAGCCTCCATCAGCCATGACCAAAATGATATTCTTGAGACTTTCTGGAATAGCCTCCTCCTACACAGAAGGGTTAGCGGGTGGTGCTATTTCCTTTCATTTCCATCCTTTTGAGGggaagacagaaagaaagagtggTGATTTCTTACCATACTGTCTCCCTGGCCACTATTCATCATCCGGTCAAGGATATCGAGTATCTTGAGCCACAGGTCGAGCATTCCACTAGGATTCGGAAGTTGATCGAGATAACGTAAGAAGATCTTGCAGACCAAAGTGGCTACCTGAACCCGGGTCTCGCCCATTCCGAGAGGGTCAGAGTGGAAGACCTCCGGCTTCAACAGTCGGAGAGTTAGTGGGAAGAGGACCTGTTCGAAGATTGCGGTCCACTCCTTCTCGTTGGACGAGTTAATATCAACCGAAAGGAGCGACCGCTGCAGAGTCGACACTGCATTGTGCCGGATGTCCCGGCAAGGGTTAATGCACTGTGCCGTCAAAGAATGGAAAATCGGAGACCAATAGGCGGACCAGGCTATCGGCGAGCATTAGCAAATATTTACAGTGTACTGGAAAGCTGTCATGaaccttcgtcttcttcaagatgcGACTGCTTGATAAGCGCAGGGGCCCGTTGGCTTAAATGATAGATCATATTAATGGCCGTTAACCCACGAGTAACGGCTTCATTTTCAGTGCTGGCATCTGTCAATTTCTGTCGGTTTATGCGGTCGTGAGAACGGAGACAAACCTGGACTTTGGCGGCTTAACACCTTTGGAGCGCCGAGAGTGTGCATCTCGTTGCCGTTCCTCAAGGTAGCCTACACTACCTGCGCTAACGAAATCGTTTGCAAGGCTTACAGCGGACTCATAATTATCCCCAGTGATGATGGGTGGCGTCGCGTTCACAATGGTTTGGAGGAGACCAAAAACGAAAGGGGCAGACTCTTTGTGCTGATGCAGCCTCTGAAGGATTGACCAGAAATCAGGCGAAATTGTGATTTCATTCCCCAAAAGGCCTGCATGCGAAACGCAACGCGAAAGCCCTTCAATCACGGGAAGAGCGACACTCTCCAAAATGTCCTGATCAAAGCCTGATATTCCGTGGAGAATGACAGGAACCCGCATGAAAGGTTGATCCTAACACAGAATTAGTCAGAAATAGGTCTGGAAAGTCAAGGACTGGGACCGTTCATACATGGCTCAACCGTAGCAAATTCAACAGATAATAAATGATTCGCGACAAAGCCAGGGGGTGTAAGTTTCTCGCATCTCGCATGAAGGCTTGTAAGGAAGCCAGTAGTCTCTCGCCAACTGCCTCTAGTGTTGTTTGATCGCGAAGGGCTAGGATGGTCGCTAGTTCTAGGAGATATATCATTCCAGGATCATAGTTTGACTTGTTAGCGTCGAGTCTGCCATTTGCCGACCTCGACGGTCGTTCCGATTTTACGACAATGACTGCTGGAGCAGACTCTTCAGGCAAGAGTGTCAACACCGTATCCACGACTGTGGAAACCGTCGACAAGGGCAGTGACCTAATACTCCTCATGAATATTACTATTGTACCGACAGGGGCCAAGGGTACTACTCACTTGATATTAGCCAAAACGTCATTGATCGAACACGCTGTTACACAGTCCACAGTGCAAAGGGTGTTGTCAAGCTCCTCGTCCGACGGCTCCGGGGGATCATCGGCCGCATAACTGGAAAGGTAAGATGTAAAAGCAGAGAGTAACCCGGCTTCATTTCCTCGCACATCACGGTCCACAACTTGTGACGGGGGCTGCAAGGGAATCGGGGGGATCTCAAGTTCAGCATTAAGGCTGGTGTCGAATGGCGGAATAAGGGAATTGATGAACAGATTGCTGAGAATCCGGACAATATACTCCCAGCTTCGTTGCACTGTAGCTTCGTTGCCAGCAAGCACCCGGAAGAGAACCACTGTAGCCAGCTGTGCTCGGAAATCCCTTCCAAACTTCACGGCCAGCTCGCTGACCATGACACGTTGCTTGCCGGCCTGTACCTCTGTGTTAAGAGAGGTGCTTGGAGGCTTGTCTGTCGCCAACGTGCTGATGGAGGCGAGGCAAAAGACGATGCGATCAAATGCCTCCGTCAGTCCATATCGAGCAGCTATTTGGGCGCATTGATCGAAGCCCGTGACGACACGAGAATATACAGCATCGTCAGAGGCAGACATAAAGACGTACGAAAGGGTAGCAACAACGGGCTTCCAAGTCGCTTCAAACATTTCCGCGTCGTAGATGTTTGTCTCACCGATTGCCAGTTCTCCAGCGGTAGTTGACTTTAACAAGAGCTCCCGCCATGCAAAGTCAAATGCATGTTTATTATCATGCTCATCCGGCAAGATAATCTCGTTCTGTTTAATAGAGTCGTAGATCTGTTGAAGGAACTCGGGAGCGAAGTCTTTTCCTGCGTTGACTCCTCGCAGGTTCTTTGAGAAGTCTGCACAGGACATGCGATTGGCTGACTTGACGTTGGGGTTATAAAGCTCTGTGTTCAGCATGATAATGGCATATGTTAGGACAAATAATGCGTCTTTATCAGCAACCTCTGGAGGCTGTGCTTTTTGCATGAACTTCTCCGTAAATGTCGTTATAATCCTCTCAATAAGAGGGGATTCGCCAGGCAAACGGAATGCGCCAAGAAGATCCCTAAGCCCATCAACCACCGTTTTCCCTGAAAAATCGAGGAGATCGACGAACGCATCCAGAAGCTGCTCGTTGTTCCGTTTGGAGATGAATTCACCCAGGACTTTCTTGGAGATGCGGGTCGTTTGTCTCAGGAACTTGGCCACCGAAGTAGGATCATCTGGATTCTCGACGACACCCTGTGCTGCAAGATAAGCGATTCCACCCTTGGGGTCCTCATTGAATTTCTGGGCGCCGTGGATGATCGTCCTCTTCGTTCTACGCTGGCTCCTCAGGAGCTCAATTGACGGAAAGCCTTCATGTACCGGTTCATCATCCAATCTATCAAATATGAACTGGACGTAGCCTAAAAGCGCATCCAAACAGAGTGGTGGCACGTTGGTCGTGCTCCATGTGGCGGAGTCGGGGAACGCACTCCGTGATAGCAACCCGACCATATCCTCACAAAGGTCCGCTCGGTCAACATCGCAGTCatagttaataaatagctCCACCATGAAGCTCGGAATTCTTGCTAGCACGCCGATGCTTTCCACCATGGCTTCTCGAGCCTCGGGCTTCCTGGAACCCCCCTCCAGGCCTAGTTTCTGCCTATCTTTCACCGGTACTGGCGTGGATCTTCCACTGTTAGTTTGTGAAGGAGAGGGTTTTACCAGCTTAGGCGCCTGCGGTACTCCACTGTAGAGGGCCGGATCAATACCCGGCTCTTTCGGTATTTCAACCCGTGGATGGAGACAGGCGACCAAGTATGAAAGGTATAGTTCTTGCTGGAGTTTCAGGGCGGAGCGACAGGTCAACAGCAACGTACCGGCGACCTTAAGGGACCCGGTCAGTATCGGCATGTTCTCGGACCGAACCAGCTGGAAGAGGTGCCGGCAGAGATCATTCTGAGCTAACGTAGCCAAGCTGGGGTGTCTGGTAATAGAAGGGCCCGCGACTTCCAGAGCCACATCGATAATCCTTAGCGCCATAACTCTCATCGGATCTGTATGTTGCCGGTTATGGGGGTCCAAAAGGTCGATCAACACACGGAATAGCTCCTTGATAGAAGCTAGGGAATATGGCTTGACTTCATCTCCGAGATCGTCCTGCGGGTTGGGGGGAGCTGTAACAGCAGTTCCACTAAGCGCTGGCTCCGAAGGTTCATCCCCACTGTTACGTTCACGATCCGGTGTCGCAGTGTCCGCACCCATGGCGGAAAGGTGTTGGGAGGTGACTGTGTTCCCATCGACAGAAGGGTCCATTTTGAGATTGGTCGGCTCACTGTCGCCCACGGCAGGGTCCGGGGCATCCAAGTCGGCTGCTACGTCTAAGTGCGATAGTCGCATAAAGATAACCTGACACATGTTGACCATAGCCATCTCAGCCGATCTCCGCAGGACTTCCGACAGGCGGACTTGACAGCACATGCTTAGGCCAGTCTCCATCATTTCGCAGACACTCTCGTCACCAAGCAAGTCGCCCTCCGGCCGAGACAAGATGCCCTCCATCAATTTAAGGATCCTCAGGAGGACGATTTCATCCGCAGCGGAGTCACTGGCTTCGAATCGGCAATGGGTGATTGCGGCGGACAGAAGCTGCATCGCCATGGACAGTCGCGGAGAGTCCTGGCTGATAATATTATAGGCAAAGAACTTGGTCAGCGCGACCAATGCCAGAGAGGTAATTGCGGCGGAGGTCGATGAGGAACGAATCACTTGTAGGAATGGATGAAGCAAAGCGGGTGTGTCAAAGGTCCTAATGTCTCTGCAGTCCTTCAGATCACTCCGTAGTCGTGAAAAAGCAGATATGAGCGGATTGTCCTGCATGctcttgcctttctttcccctcagACCCCATCGGTTTGCCAGGGCGTGATCTTCATCGACGGCGGATGGCCTGGACTTGGAGCGAGACGTTGAAGTACCATTGCGGGGGCTAGGGGGAGCAGATGTATCGCGATCGTAGACTCGAGAGGCCGCACCACCGCCCAATATGGCTGAGACTGAGGAATGAGCCCAGCGAGCATGCTTGCGCATAGCCGAGGTGACGGTGATACATTCTGTAGTCACCAACGCGACCGGATCGACCGCAATGGgcaaagaggaggatgacatGTCTGGTCGTGAGAGAAGGCAAAGGGGTGGGAAATAAGCGAATGGCGGGATTAAGGTTACCCAACGAACGAGCAATATCAAAACATGGCCCTTCCCCTTGTTGAgacgaaaggaaagaaagggcgACTGGGGACGTCGAGATCAAAGTCAAGCGGAACACAACAGCATGTCTTCTTTTGCTTGCTCCGGGCGGAGTTGACTTGCTTTACCTGATCCGGTTTAGTGGGGCTAGTAGTAGCCTAAGCCTTTTGGGCCTCCAGGGCATGGTAATCATCAATATTTCCGGTACGGGGGATACTGGTAGGGATGGTCGGTTGGGTACCGACTCAATACCCCAAGGTATGGTAA
This DNA window, taken from Aspergillus flavus chromosome 5, complete sequence, encodes the following:
- a CDS encoding histone H4, with product MDTANLPRNLIIGQSRRRKYVNHPVSYTPAPRVTNFTVRGIPTLNPTTKTSLIYTNNHRKQEDSRQYYGNNKLARRGGIIRIKNDIYDEARRAIRDRLTEILRQLALILESSDIHSRQRKVVTTRDFCIEKVIYALNRLGNTLYGF
- a CDS encoding pattern-formation protein/guanine nucleotide exchange factor (Sec7 domain protein) — its product is MSSSSLPIAVDPVALVTTECITVTSAMRKHARWAHSSVSAILGGGAASRVYDRDTSAPPSPRNGTSTSRSKSRPSAVDEDHALANRWGLRGKKGKSMQDNPLISAFSRLRSDLKDCRDIRTFDTPALLHPFLQVIRSSSTSAAITSLALVALTKFFAYNIISQDSPRLSMAMQLLSAAITHCRFEASDSAADEIVLLRILKLMEGILSRPEGDLLGDESVCEMMETGLSMCCQVRLSEVLRRSAEMAMVNMCQVIFMRLSHLDVAADLDAPDPAVGDSEPTNLKMDPSVDGNTVTSQHLSAMGADTATPDRERNSGDEPSEPALSGTAVTAPPNPQDDLGDEVKPYSLASIKELFRVLIDLLDPHNRQHTDPMRVMALRIIDVALEVAGPSITRHPSLATLAQNDLCRHLFQLVRSENMPILTGSLKVAGTLLLTCRSALKLQQELYLSYLVACLHPRVEIPKEPGIDPALYSGVPQAPKLVKPSPSQTNSGRSTPVPVKDRQKLGLEGGSRKPEAREAMVESIGVLARIPSFMVELFINYDCDVDRADLCEDMVGLLSRSAFPDSATWSTTNVPPLCLDALLGYVQFIFDRLDDEPVHEGFPSIELLRSQRRTKRTIIHGAQKFNEDPKGGIAYLAAQGVVENPDDPTSVAKFLRQTTRISKKVLGEFISKRNNEQLLDAFVDLLDFSGKTVVDGLRDLLGAFRLPGESPLIERIITTFTEKFMQKAQPPEVADKDALFVLTYAIIMLNTELYNPNVKSANRMSCADFSKNLRGVNAGKDFAPEFLQQIYDSIKQNEIILPDEHDNKHAFDFAWRELLLKSTTAGELAIGETNIYDAEMFEATWKPVVATLSYVFMSASDDAVYSRVVTGFDQCAQIAARYGLTEAFDRIVFCLASISTLATDKPPSTSLNTEVQAGKQRVMVSELAVKFGRDFRAQLATVVLFRVLAGNEATVQRSWEYIVRILSNLFINSLIPPFDTSLNAELEIPPIPLQPPSQVVDRDVRGNEAGLLSAFTSYLSSYAADDPPEPSDEELDNTLCTVDCVTACSINDVLANIKSLPLSTVSTVVDTVLTLLPEESAPAVIVVKSERPSRSANGRLDANKSNYDPGMIYLLELATILALRDQTTLEAVGERLLASLQAFMRDARNLHPLALSRIIYYLLNLLRLSHDQPFMRVPVILHGISGFDQDILESVALPVIEGLSRCVSHAGLLGNEITISPDFWSILQRLHQHKESAPFVFGLLQTIVNATPPIITGDNYESAVSLANDFVSAGSVGYLEERQRDAHSRRSKGVKPPKSSTENEAVTRGLTAINMIYHLSQRAPALIKQSHLEEDEAWSAYWSPIFHSLTAQCINPCRDIRHNAVSTLQRSLLSVDINSSNEKEWTAIFEQVLFPLTLRLLKPEVFHSDPLGMGETRVQVATLVCKIFLRYLDQLPNPSGMLDLWLKILDILDRMMNSGQGDSMEEAIPESLKNIILVMADGGYLVPPSQDADKEQIWTETRKRLERFLPDLFKEIFPEMPPAQSTLTPTAPSPDLPKDDTPADEQPKEDQPSSDITEGGDGNDEQKDE